From Yersinia hibernica, a single genomic window includes:
- a CDS encoding DUF1804 family protein, producing MAHPQETRDRLRRSYIFGQMSLEIAAAQAAVSFVTARRWKKEAQDAGDDWDKLRAAHVIAGGGLEEIGRAVLTGLVTQYQTTLEQLNGDSQLPAKQRVELLASLADAFNKAISASKKILPETSQLAIALDVLQKLSIFISEKHPQHLAAFVEILEPFGDEVEKHYG from the coding sequence ATGGCGCATCCGCAGGAAACACGGGACAGGCTGCGTAGGTCGTACATTTTCGGCCAGATGTCGCTGGAAATCGCTGCCGCGCAAGCGGCGGTGTCATTTGTTACCGCCCGCCGCTGGAAAAAAGAGGCGCAGGACGCTGGTGATGACTGGGATAAATTGCGGGCGGCGCATGTTATCGCCGGTGGCGGACTGGAGGAGATTGGCCGGGCCGTCCTGACCGGACTCGTCACACAGTACCAAACGACGCTGGAGCAGCTTAACGGTGATTCACAGCTTCCCGCGAAACAGCGGGTTGAACTGTTGGCCAGCCTGGCGGATGCGTTTAATAAGGCCATTTCTGCCAGCAAGAAGATATTGCCGGAAACCAGTCAACTGGCCATTGCGCTGGATGTTCTTCAGAAACTCAGCATCTTTATTTCTGAGAAGCACCCTCAGCATTTAGCGGCGTTCGTTGAAATCTTAGAACCCTTTGGTGATGAA